One Triticum dicoccoides isolate Atlit2015 ecotype Zavitan chromosome 4B, WEW_v2.0, whole genome shotgun sequence genomic window carries:
- the LOC119295252 gene encoding uncharacterized protein LOC119295252, producing the protein MGCPRAVRACRSACVAAVAICLLPVLLPLLLLWLPPLSFAVAVVRFRRRRRRMMMTRGGCCFHGGDRSPAPESEPDGHRVARLHKYLEDQMELVEEEAGDAMAAVLARNPWAA; encoded by the coding sequence ATGGGGTGCCCCCGCGCCGTGCGGGCGTGTCGGTCGGCGTGTGTTGCGGCCGTGGCGATCTGCCTCCTCCCGGTCCTATTGCCGCTGCTGCTCCTCTGGCTGCCGCCTCTCtccttcgccgtcgccgtcgtccggTTCCGCCGCCGGCGGAGGAGAATGATGATGACTAGGGGTGGCTGCTGCTTTCACGGCGGTGATCGATCGCCTGCGCCAGAAAGTGAGCCGGATGGCCACCGGGTGGCGCGGCTGCACAAGTACCTCGAGGACCAGATGGAGCtagtggaggaggaggccggggacgCCATGGCGGCCGTGCTTGCCAGAAATCCATGGGCAGCGTAA